From a region of the Lates calcarifer isolate ASB-BC8 unplaced genomic scaffold, TLL_Latcal_v3 _unitig_1258_quiver_1344, whole genome shotgun sequence genome:
- the LOC108887670 gene encoding CUE domain-containing protein 2 produces the protein MDLHKIIHNAMHEFIQTYIPDADLSTLDDVLLSYITGVLEDLGSQQSVEENFDVEVFAEMLEAYIPGFAEIDSVKVCEMMFNLASKLATARTLADEENGVPKARTDDVSLKLTTLPSDPPPGRETQCLKTQTEGATAKPPVSEWETQEQHLLEMFPKCSLSEARSALSIAKGDMEEAVRLIIEGDVQLSPTPLNVNHGKNISSVADQKLKESILEKYMLVDREEDNKTHRPVAPKDAPKKLVRYHGNQVVTTKGERYQLVKKNETEDMKKTYVNLKPARKYRFH, from the exons ATGGACCTCCATAAAATCATCCATAATGCAATGCACGAATTTATTCAGACTTACATTCCCGATGCCGATCTCAG CACATTGGATGATGTTCTTCTGTCTTACATCACTGGAGTCCTGGAGGATCTTGGCTCCCAGCAGAGTGTGGAGGAAAACTTTGACGTGGAGGTCTTTGCAGAAATGCTAGAAGCTTACATACCAGGCTTTGCTGAAATTGACAG TGTAAAAGTCTGTGAAATGATGTTCAATCTGGCTTCAAAACTAGCCACAGCTCGGACCTTAG CCGACGAAGAAAACGGTGTGCCTAAGGCAAGGACAGATGATGTTTCATTGAAACTCACTACCCTGCCTAGTGACCCTCCACCAGGAAGAGAAACACAGTGCCTTAAAACGCAGACAGAGGGTGCCACTGCCAAG CCACCAGTGTCTGAGTGGGAGACCCAGGAGCAGCACCTGCTTGAGATGTTTCCCAAGTGCAGTCTGTCCGAGGCTCGTAGTGCCCTGTCTATTGCCAAAGGAGACATGGAGGAAGCTGTGCGCCTTATCATAGAGGGTGATGTCCAACTCAGCCCCACTCCTCTCAAT GTAAACCATGGGAAAAATATTTCCTCAGTGGCAGACCAGAAACTTAAGGAGAGCATCCTTGAGAA GTACATGCTggtggacagagaggaggacaacAAAACACACCGGCCTGTCGCCCCCAAAGAC GCTCCAAAGAAGCTAGTGCGGTACCATGGTAACCAGGTGGTAACCACAAAAGGAGAGCGATACCAGCTTGTGAAGAAAAACGAGACAGAGGACATGAAGAAGACGTATGTCAACCTCAAGCCTGCACGAAAGTACAGATTCCATTGA